One region of Thunnus albacares chromosome 8, fThuAlb1.1, whole genome shotgun sequence genomic DNA includes:
- the brd2b gene encoding bromodomain-containing protein 2b isoform X2 has protein sequence MDQHSSSGKRIRKPSLLYEDFESPSLPHSMPQGPPAPPQPPVKDPSRPSRMTNQLQYLQKTLMKSLWRHHFAWPFREPVDAYRLNLPDYHKIIKQPMDMGTIKKRLENNFYRSASECIQDFNTMFTNCYIYNKPTDDIVLMAQPLEKIFLQKVAQMPQEEIELPPPAPRNKNSRGRGSKSSSSRAQQVPAVSQSAYSPSSSDTGESMLANSPQTVLTKSLPPANIMGIPPTQPTTKKKGVKRKADTTTPSTMGLTVGMSGATHMVGLGKGGHGGQVHDTSMHSISSMGGMSLETPPGMGLVRSPGGPVLLQPMMSGTGRRVGSGRPIKPPKKDLPDSVQPQPSRKGKLSPQLRYCSGLLKDMLSKKHAAYAWPFYTPVDAAALGLHDYHDIIKCPMDLSTIKRKMDCREYRDAQQFASDVRLMFSNCYKYNPPDHDVVGMARKLQDVFEFRFAKMPDEPHMDHTAMSVSGHPTSSSSSSSSSSSSSSSTSESEPSSESEESESSPSSDSEEERAHRLAELQDQLRAMHEQLAALSQGPIIKPKKKKEKKDKKEKKKKKKVEKRSRGGRSRAGSEEWKMPGKILKSKSARAGASQPKKSQGKKSNKNSKTTKKPFYPPVAPSMLPHYDSEEEEEIVPMSYDEKRQLSLDINKLPGEKLGRVVHIIQSREPSLRDTNPEEIEIDFETLKPSTLKELERYVMTCLRKKPRKPYTEQAAKKGGIAKSKEELTLEKRRELERRLQDVSGQLNSVKKPAKPKVEKPSAVETQAQPSRLSGSSSSSDSSSSSSSSSSSDTSDSDSG, from the exons ATGGACCAACACTCCAGCTCGGGCAAACGCATCCGCAAGCCTTCCCTGCTGTACGAGGACTTTGAGAGCCCCTCTCTGCCACACAGCATGCCCCAGGGTCCCCCTGCCCCACCACAGCCCCCAGTAAAGGATCCCTCTCGGCCAAGCCGCATGACCAACCAGCTGCAGTACCTCCAGAAGACCCTGATGAAGTCTCTGTGGAGGCATCACTTTGCCTGGCCTTTTCGTGAGCCCGTGGACGCCTACAGGCTTAACTTACCG GATTACCATAAAATTATCAAACAACCCATGGACATGGGCACTATCAAGAAGCGCCTGGAAAACAACTTCTACCGTAGTGCAAGTGAGTGCATACAGGACTTCAACACAATGTTCACCAACTGCTACATCTACAACAAG CCGACAGACGACATCGTGCTGATGGCCCAGCCTTTAGAGAAGATTTTTCTCCAGAAGGTGGCCCAGATGCCCCAGGAGGAAATCGAGCTACCTCCGCCAGCTCCTCGAAACAAAAACAGCAGGGGAAGAGGTTCCAAATCTAGCT CATCGAGGGCTCAGCAGGTGCCAGCTGTGTCGCAGTCAGCTTACTCCCCCTCTTCCTCAGACACTGGGGAGTCTATGCTGGCCAACTCTCCCCAGACTGTGCTGACCAAAAGCCTGCCTCCAGCAAACATCATGGGCATACCCCCCACGCAGCCCACAACCAAG AAGAAAGGTGTGAAACGTAAGGCAGACACCACCACACCCTCCACCATGGGCTTGACTGTGGGCATGTCGGGAGCAACACACATGGTGGGTTTAGGGAAGGGAGGTCACGGGGGCCAAGTCCACGACACCTCCATGCACAGCATCTCCTCCATGGGAGGCATGAGTTTAGAGACTCCACCTGGGATGGGCCTGGTCAGAAGCCCTGGAGGTCCTGTCCTGCTCCAGCCTATGATGTCCGGCACTGGACGCAGAGTGGGCAGCGGACGCCCCATCAAACCCCCCAAGAAGGACTTACCGGATTCTGTCCAACCTCAGCCCTCGAGGAAGGGCAAACTAAGCCCACAGCTGAGGTACTGCAGCGGGCTGCTGAAGGACATGTTGTCAAAGAAACATGCTGCCTACGCCTGGCCTTTCTACACACCTGTGGACGCAGCTGCACTGGGACTTCATGACTATCATGATATTATCAAGTGTCCCATGGATCTCAGCACCATCAAG AGGAAGATGGACTGTCGTGAATACAGGGATGCTCAGCAATTTGCCAGCGACGTCAGGCTTATGTTCTCCAACTGCTACAAGTACAACCCACCCGACCATGATGTTGTCGGCATGGCACGGAAGCTGCAG GATGTGTTTGAGTTCCGTTTTGCCAAGATGCCAGATGAACCACATATGGATCACACCGCCATGTCAGTGAGCGGCCACCCAACTTCCTCgtcctcctcgtcttcctcctcctcgtcctcatcTTCCTCCACCTCTGAGAGTGAGCCCAGCAGTGAGAGCGAAGAGAGCGAGAGCAGCCCCAGCTCAGACAGCGAGGAGGAGCGAGCACATCGCTTGGCTGAGTTACAGGACCAG CTTCGGGCCATGCACGAACAGCTGGCTGCCCTCTCCCAAGGCCCCATCATCAAAcccaagaagaagaaagagaagaaagataaaaaggagaagaagaaaaagaagaaagtggaGAAGCGAAGTCGAGGTGGCAGAAGCAGAGCTGGCTCTGAAGAATGGAAGATGCCTGGCAAGATACTGAAGAGCAAGTCTGCCAGAGCAGGAGCATCCCAGCCCAAGAAGAGCCAGGGGAAGAAGAGTAACAAGAACAGCAA AACCACAAAGAAGCCGTTCTACCCACCAGTGGCCCCTTCCATGCTGCCGCACTATGACtcggaggaagaggaggagattgTACCCATGTCGTACGATGAGAAGCGCCAACTGAGCCTCGACATCAACAAGCTGCCGGGCGAGAAGCTGGGTCGTGTGGTCCACATCATCCAGTCCAGGGAGCCCTCACTGAGGGACACCAATCCCGAGGAGATCGAGATTGACTTTGAAACACTGAAGCCATCGACACTGAAAGAGCTGGAGCGCTACGTCATGACCTGTTTGAGGAAGAAGCCCCGTAAACCCTACACTGAGCAAG CTGCAAAGAAAGGCGGTATTGCCAAGTCTAAAGAGGAGCTGACtctggagaagaggagggagctGGAGAGGAGGCTGCAAGATGTCAGCGGACAACTCAATTCTGTCAAGAAACCTGCGAAACCTAAAG TGGAGAAGCCCAGCGCTGTAGAGACTCAAGCCCAGCCCTCTCGCCTCAGCGGTAGCAGCTCCAGCTCCGactcttcctcatcctcatcctcctcctcgtcctcagACACCAGTGATTCGGACTCTGGTTGA
- the brd2b gene encoding bromodomain-containing protein 2b isoform X3 has product MEAAANPPHDSSLVGLSGGGMDQHSSSGKRIRKPSLLYEDFESPSLPHSMPQGPPAPPQPPVKDPSRPSRMTNQLQYLQKTLMKSLWRHHFAWPFREPVDAYRLNLPDYHKIIKQPMDMGTIKKRLENNFYRSASECIQDFNTMFTNCYIYNKPTDDIVLMAQPLEKIFLQKVAQMPQEEIELPPPAPRNKNSRGRGSKSSSSRAQQVPAVSQSAYSPSSSDTGESMLANSPQTVLTKSLPPANIMGIPPTQPTTKKKGVKRKADTTTPSTMGLTVGMSGATHMVGLGKGGHGGQVHDTSMHSISSMGGMSLETPPGMGLVRSPGGPVLLQPMMSGTGRRVGSGRPIKPPKKDLPDSVQPQPSRKGKLSPQLRYCSGLLKDMLSKKHAAYAWPFYTPVDAAALGLHDYHDIIKCPMDLSTIKRKMDCREYRDAQQFASDVRLMFSNCYKYNPPDHDVVGMARKLQDVFEFRFAKMPDEPHMDHTAMSVSGHPTSSSSSSSSSSSSSSSTSESEPSSESEESESSPSSDSEEERAHRLAELQDQVCTQLRAMHEQLAALSQGPIIKPKKKKEKKDKKEKKKKKKVEKRSRGGRSRAGSEEWKMPGKILKSKSARAGASQPKKSQGKKSNKNSKTTKKPFYPPVAPSMLPHYDSEEEEEIVPMSYDEKRQLSLDINKLPGEKLGRVVHIIQSREPSLRDTNPEEIEIDFETLKPSTLKELERYVMTCLRKKPRKPYTEQAAKKGGIAKSKEELTLEKRRELERRLQDVSGQLNSVKKPAKPKVEKPSAVETQAQPSRLSGSSSSSDSSSSSSSSSSSDTSDSDSG; this is encoded by the exons ATGGAAGCGGCCGCCAACCCGCCTCACGACAG ctCTCTGGTCGGGTTGTCCGGTGGCGGGATGGACCAACACTCCAGCTCGGGCAAACGCATCCGCAAGCCTTCCCTGCTGTACGAGGACTTTGAGAGCCCCTCTCTGCCACACAGCATGCCCCAGGGTCCCCCTGCCCCACCACAGCCCCCAGTAAAGGATCCCTCTCGGCCAAGCCGCATGACCAACCAGCTGCAGTACCTCCAGAAGACCCTGATGAAGTCTCTGTGGAGGCATCACTTTGCCTGGCCTTTTCGTGAGCCCGTGGACGCCTACAGGCTTAACTTACCG GATTACCATAAAATTATCAAACAACCCATGGACATGGGCACTATCAAGAAGCGCCTGGAAAACAACTTCTACCGTAGTGCAAGTGAGTGCATACAGGACTTCAACACAATGTTCACCAACTGCTACATCTACAACAAG CCGACAGACGACATCGTGCTGATGGCCCAGCCTTTAGAGAAGATTTTTCTCCAGAAGGTGGCCCAGATGCCCCAGGAGGAAATCGAGCTACCTCCGCCAGCTCCTCGAAACAAAAACAGCAGGGGAAGAGGTTCCAAATCTAGCT CATCGAGGGCTCAGCAGGTGCCAGCTGTGTCGCAGTCAGCTTACTCCCCCTCTTCCTCAGACACTGGGGAGTCTATGCTGGCCAACTCTCCCCAGACTGTGCTGACCAAAAGCCTGCCTCCAGCAAACATCATGGGCATACCCCCCACGCAGCCCACAACCAAG AAGAAAGGTGTGAAACGTAAGGCAGACACCACCACACCCTCCACCATGGGCTTGACTGTGGGCATGTCGGGAGCAACACACATGGTGGGTTTAGGGAAGGGAGGTCACGGGGGCCAAGTCCACGACACCTCCATGCACAGCATCTCCTCCATGGGAGGCATGAGTTTAGAGACTCCACCTGGGATGGGCCTGGTCAGAAGCCCTGGAGGTCCTGTCCTGCTCCAGCCTATGATGTCCGGCACTGGACGCAGAGTGGGCAGCGGACGCCCCATCAAACCCCCCAAGAAGGACTTACCGGATTCTGTCCAACCTCAGCCCTCGAGGAAGGGCAAACTAAGCCCACAGCTGAGGTACTGCAGCGGGCTGCTGAAGGACATGTTGTCAAAGAAACATGCTGCCTACGCCTGGCCTTTCTACACACCTGTGGACGCAGCTGCACTGGGACTTCATGACTATCATGATATTATCAAGTGTCCCATGGATCTCAGCACCATCAAG AGGAAGATGGACTGTCGTGAATACAGGGATGCTCAGCAATTTGCCAGCGACGTCAGGCTTATGTTCTCCAACTGCTACAAGTACAACCCACCCGACCATGATGTTGTCGGCATGGCACGGAAGCTGCAG GATGTGTTTGAGTTCCGTTTTGCCAAGATGCCAGATGAACCACATATGGATCACACCGCCATGTCAGTGAGCGGCCACCCAACTTCCTCgtcctcctcgtcttcctcctcctcgtcctcatcTTCCTCCACCTCTGAGAGTGAGCCCAGCAGTGAGAGCGAAGAGAGCGAGAGCAGCCCCAGCTCAGACAGCGAGGAGGAGCGAGCACATCGCTTGGCTGAGTTACAGGACCAGGTGTGCACACAA CTTCGGGCCATGCACGAACAGCTGGCTGCCCTCTCCCAAGGCCCCATCATCAAAcccaagaagaagaaagagaagaaagataaaaaggagaagaagaaaaagaagaaagtggaGAAGCGAAGTCGAGGTGGCAGAAGCAGAGCTGGCTCTGAAGAATGGAAGATGCCTGGCAAGATACTGAAGAGCAAGTCTGCCAGAGCAGGAGCATCCCAGCCCAAGAAGAGCCAGGGGAAGAAGAGTAACAAGAACAGCAA AACCACAAAGAAGCCGTTCTACCCACCAGTGGCCCCTTCCATGCTGCCGCACTATGACtcggaggaagaggaggagattgTACCCATGTCGTACGATGAGAAGCGCCAACTGAGCCTCGACATCAACAAGCTGCCGGGCGAGAAGCTGGGTCGTGTGGTCCACATCATCCAGTCCAGGGAGCCCTCACTGAGGGACACCAATCCCGAGGAGATCGAGATTGACTTTGAAACACTGAAGCCATCGACACTGAAAGAGCTGGAGCGCTACGTCATGACCTGTTTGAGGAAGAAGCCCCGTAAACCCTACACTGAGCAAG CTGCAAAGAAAGGCGGTATTGCCAAGTCTAAAGAGGAGCTGACtctggagaagaggagggagctGGAGAGGAGGCTGCAAGATGTCAGCGGACAACTCAATTCTGTCAAGAAACCTGCGAAACCTAAAG TGGAGAAGCCCAGCGCTGTAGAGACTCAAGCCCAGCCCTCTCGCCTCAGCGGTAGCAGCTCCAGCTCCGactcttcctcatcctcatcctcctcctcgtcctcagACACCAGTGATTCGGACTCTGGTTGA
- the brd2b gene encoding bromodomain-containing protein 2b isoform X1, translating to MDQHSSSGKRIRKPSLLYEDFESPSLPHSMPQGPPAPPQPPVKDPSRPSRMTNQLQYLQKTLMKSLWRHHFAWPFREPVDAYRLNLPDYHKIIKQPMDMGTIKKRLENNFYRSASECIQDFNTMFTNCYIYNKPTDDIVLMAQPLEKIFLQKVAQMPQEEIELPPPAPRNKNSRGRGSKSSSSRAQQVPAVSQSAYSPSSSDTGESMLANSPQTVLTKSLPPANIMGIPPTQPTTKKKGVKRKADTTTPSTMGLTVGMSGATHMVGLGKGGHGGQVHDTSMHSISSMGGMSLETPPGMGLVRSPGGPVLLQPMMSGTGRRVGSGRPIKPPKKDLPDSVQPQPSRKGKLSPQLRYCSGLLKDMLSKKHAAYAWPFYTPVDAAALGLHDYHDIIKCPMDLSTIKRKMDCREYRDAQQFASDVRLMFSNCYKYNPPDHDVVGMARKLQDVFEFRFAKMPDEPHMDHTAMSVSGHPTSSSSSSSSSSSSSSSTSESEPSSESEESESSPSSDSEEERAHRLAELQDQVCTQLRAMHEQLAALSQGPIIKPKKKKEKKDKKEKKKKKKVEKRSRGGRSRAGSEEWKMPGKILKSKSARAGASQPKKSQGKKSNKNSKTTKKPFYPPVAPSMLPHYDSEEEEEIVPMSYDEKRQLSLDINKLPGEKLGRVVHIIQSREPSLRDTNPEEIEIDFETLKPSTLKELERYVMTCLRKKPRKPYTEQAAKKGGIAKSKEELTLEKRRELERRLQDVSGQLNSVKKPAKPKVEKPSAVETQAQPSRLSGSSSSSDSSSSSSSSSSSDTSDSDSG from the exons ATGGACCAACACTCCAGCTCGGGCAAACGCATCCGCAAGCCTTCCCTGCTGTACGAGGACTTTGAGAGCCCCTCTCTGCCACACAGCATGCCCCAGGGTCCCCCTGCCCCACCACAGCCCCCAGTAAAGGATCCCTCTCGGCCAAGCCGCATGACCAACCAGCTGCAGTACCTCCAGAAGACCCTGATGAAGTCTCTGTGGAGGCATCACTTTGCCTGGCCTTTTCGTGAGCCCGTGGACGCCTACAGGCTTAACTTACCG GATTACCATAAAATTATCAAACAACCCATGGACATGGGCACTATCAAGAAGCGCCTGGAAAACAACTTCTACCGTAGTGCAAGTGAGTGCATACAGGACTTCAACACAATGTTCACCAACTGCTACATCTACAACAAG CCGACAGACGACATCGTGCTGATGGCCCAGCCTTTAGAGAAGATTTTTCTCCAGAAGGTGGCCCAGATGCCCCAGGAGGAAATCGAGCTACCTCCGCCAGCTCCTCGAAACAAAAACAGCAGGGGAAGAGGTTCCAAATCTAGCT CATCGAGGGCTCAGCAGGTGCCAGCTGTGTCGCAGTCAGCTTACTCCCCCTCTTCCTCAGACACTGGGGAGTCTATGCTGGCCAACTCTCCCCAGACTGTGCTGACCAAAAGCCTGCCTCCAGCAAACATCATGGGCATACCCCCCACGCAGCCCACAACCAAG AAGAAAGGTGTGAAACGTAAGGCAGACACCACCACACCCTCCACCATGGGCTTGACTGTGGGCATGTCGGGAGCAACACACATGGTGGGTTTAGGGAAGGGAGGTCACGGGGGCCAAGTCCACGACACCTCCATGCACAGCATCTCCTCCATGGGAGGCATGAGTTTAGAGACTCCACCTGGGATGGGCCTGGTCAGAAGCCCTGGAGGTCCTGTCCTGCTCCAGCCTATGATGTCCGGCACTGGACGCAGAGTGGGCAGCGGACGCCCCATCAAACCCCCCAAGAAGGACTTACCGGATTCTGTCCAACCTCAGCCCTCGAGGAAGGGCAAACTAAGCCCACAGCTGAGGTACTGCAGCGGGCTGCTGAAGGACATGTTGTCAAAGAAACATGCTGCCTACGCCTGGCCTTTCTACACACCTGTGGACGCAGCTGCACTGGGACTTCATGACTATCATGATATTATCAAGTGTCCCATGGATCTCAGCACCATCAAG AGGAAGATGGACTGTCGTGAATACAGGGATGCTCAGCAATTTGCCAGCGACGTCAGGCTTATGTTCTCCAACTGCTACAAGTACAACCCACCCGACCATGATGTTGTCGGCATGGCACGGAAGCTGCAG GATGTGTTTGAGTTCCGTTTTGCCAAGATGCCAGATGAACCACATATGGATCACACCGCCATGTCAGTGAGCGGCCACCCAACTTCCTCgtcctcctcgtcttcctcctcctcgtcctcatcTTCCTCCACCTCTGAGAGTGAGCCCAGCAGTGAGAGCGAAGAGAGCGAGAGCAGCCCCAGCTCAGACAGCGAGGAGGAGCGAGCACATCGCTTGGCTGAGTTACAGGACCAGGTGTGCACACAA CTTCGGGCCATGCACGAACAGCTGGCTGCCCTCTCCCAAGGCCCCATCATCAAAcccaagaagaagaaagagaagaaagataaaaaggagaagaagaaaaagaagaaagtggaGAAGCGAAGTCGAGGTGGCAGAAGCAGAGCTGGCTCTGAAGAATGGAAGATGCCTGGCAAGATACTGAAGAGCAAGTCTGCCAGAGCAGGAGCATCCCAGCCCAAGAAGAGCCAGGGGAAGAAGAGTAACAAGAACAGCAA AACCACAAAGAAGCCGTTCTACCCACCAGTGGCCCCTTCCATGCTGCCGCACTATGACtcggaggaagaggaggagattgTACCCATGTCGTACGATGAGAAGCGCCAACTGAGCCTCGACATCAACAAGCTGCCGGGCGAGAAGCTGGGTCGTGTGGTCCACATCATCCAGTCCAGGGAGCCCTCACTGAGGGACACCAATCCCGAGGAGATCGAGATTGACTTTGAAACACTGAAGCCATCGACACTGAAAGAGCTGGAGCGCTACGTCATGACCTGTTTGAGGAAGAAGCCCCGTAAACCCTACACTGAGCAAG CTGCAAAGAAAGGCGGTATTGCCAAGTCTAAAGAGGAGCTGACtctggagaagaggagggagctGGAGAGGAGGCTGCAAGATGTCAGCGGACAACTCAATTCTGTCAAGAAACCTGCGAAACCTAAAG TGGAGAAGCCCAGCGCTGTAGAGACTCAAGCCCAGCCCTCTCGCCTCAGCGGTAGCAGCTCCAGCTCCGactcttcctcatcctcatcctcctcctcgtcctcagACACCAGTGATTCGGACTCTGGTTGA
- the LOC122987324 gene encoding SLA class II histocompatibility antigen, DQ haplotype D beta chain-like — MITDCEYGNNTTDMVFFVKNIFNQKLVTMYDSRVGKYVGFGEYGMINADHYNSQAWKMALRKRQVETLCRYNARLFRKSTLDRKVPPIVKVHQTKPADYGERSMLECRVLGFFPQEVRVSWLRDGVEVTTDVWSTDVMANGDWSFQLHSYLELTLRRGERVSCKVDHSSLRESLEVDWVYRFVRE; from the exons ATGATAACTGACTGTGAGTATGGCAACAACACCACAGACATGGTCTTCtttgtgaaaaatatatttaaccaGAAGCTTGTCACCATGTATGACTCCAGAGTTGGAAAGTATGTCGGCTTTGGAGAATATGGCATGATAAATGCTGACCATTATAACAGCCAGGCTTGGAAAATGGCTTTAAGAAAACGTCAAGTGGAGACTCTTTGCAGATACAACGCAAGATTGTTTAGAAAGAGCACACTGGATAGAAAAG TGCCTCCAATTGTCAAGGTCCATCAGACCAAGCCAGCTGACTACGGGGAACGGTCCATGCTTGAGTGCAGAGTTCTGGGTTTTTTTCCTCAGGAAGTGAGAGTGAGCTGGCTAAGAGACGGGGTGGAAGTCACCACAGATGTGTGGTCTACAGATGTCATGGCCAATGGGGACTGGAGCTTCCAGCTTCACTCATACCTGGAGCTGACACTCAGAAGAGGGGAGAGGGTGAGCTGCAAGGTGGACCACAGCAGCCTGAGGGAGAGCCTGGAGGTGGACTGGG TATATCGTTTTGTCCGAGAATGA
- the LOC122987821 gene encoding H-2 class II histocompatibility antigen, A-U alpha chain-like has translation MWMILFPVLLICLPQCSQSGHLLRFLTFCQRDVPRDGQYDIEFDGDQLLFVDPVTYKTVQRLPEFAEQWTPDPGLGEDTYVSVGTCKYNIPRAIKGEKNPPEVIVSPTSLIYPRQEMEPGVPNILICFVNEFHPPTVEITWTRNGLPVDQSDISQTQYYSNKDFSFRISSYLSFTPEEGDIYSCSVDHVSLQEPLIRFWEVEEHTDQQAVETAVCVCGVILGLIGVVTGLWFILKANKFCQA, from the exons ATGTGGATGATCCTGTTCCCTGTGCTGCTTATTTGTCTTCCACAATGCAGTCAAA GTGGACACTTGCTTCGCTTTTTGACCTTCTGTCAAAGGGACGTGCCCAGAGACGGCCAGTACGATATTGAATTCGATGGGGATCAGCTCCTCTTCGTTGACCCCGTCACCTATAAGACAGTTCAGCGTCTGCCCGAGTTTGCAGAGCAGTGGACCCCTGATCCTGGACTGGGCGAAGACACATACGTGTCCGTCGGTACCTGCAAGTACAACATCCCACGTGCCATAAAGGGAGAAAAGAATCCTCCAGAGGTCATAG TTAGTCCTACGTCCCTGATCTACCCAAGGCAGGAGATGGAGCCTGGAGTCCCCAACATCCTCATCTGCTTTGTCAACGAATTCCATCCTCCTACAGTTGAGATCACCTGGACCAGGAACGGGCTGCCGGTGGACCAGAGTGACATCAGTCAGACCCAATACTACTCCAACAAGGATTTCAGCTTTCGCATCTCGTCCTACTTGAGCTTCACTCCTGAGGAGGGCGACATCTACTCCTGCAGTGTGGATCACGTCAGCCTGCAGGAGCCTCTCATCAGGTTCTGGG AGGTTGAAGAACACACAGACCAGCAGGCTGTAGAGACAgcggtgtgtgtttgtggtgtgatcCTGGGGCTGATTGGAGTTGTCACAGGGCTCTGGTTCATCCTGAAAGCCAACAAGTTCTGCCAGGCGTAA
- the brd2b gene encoding bromodomain-containing protein 2b isoform X4, which produces MAQPLEKIFLQKVAQMPQEEIELPPPAPRNKNSRGRGSKSSSSRAQQVPAVSQSAYSPSSSDTGESMLANSPQTVLTKSLPPANIMGIPPTQPTTKKKGVKRKADTTTPSTMGLTVGMSGATHMVGLGKGGHGGQVHDTSMHSISSMGGMSLETPPGMGLVRSPGGPVLLQPMMSGTGRRVGSGRPIKPPKKDLPDSVQPQPSRKGKLSPQLRYCSGLLKDMLSKKHAAYAWPFYTPVDAAALGLHDYHDIIKCPMDLSTIKRKMDCREYRDAQQFASDVRLMFSNCYKYNPPDHDVVGMARKLQDVFEFRFAKMPDEPHMDHTAMSVSGHPTSSSSSSSSSSSSSSSTSESEPSSESEESESSPSSDSEEERAHRLAELQDQVCTQLRAMHEQLAALSQGPIIKPKKKKEKKDKKEKKKKKKVEKRSRGGRSRAGSEEWKMPGKILKSKSARAGASQPKKSQGKKSNKNSKTTKKPFYPPVAPSMLPHYDSEEEEEIVPMSYDEKRQLSLDINKLPGEKLGRVVHIIQSREPSLRDTNPEEIEIDFETLKPSTLKELERYVMTCLRKKPRKPYTEQAAKKGGIAKSKEELTLEKRRELERRLQDVSGQLNSVKKPAKPKVEKPSAVETQAQPSRLSGSSSSSDSSSSSSSSSSSDTSDSDSG; this is translated from the exons ATGGCCCAGCCTTTAGAGAAGATTTTTCTCCAGAAGGTGGCCCAGATGCCCCAGGAGGAAATCGAGCTACCTCCGCCAGCTCCTCGAAACAAAAACAGCAGGGGAAGAGGTTCCAAATCTAGCT CATCGAGGGCTCAGCAGGTGCCAGCTGTGTCGCAGTCAGCTTACTCCCCCTCTTCCTCAGACACTGGGGAGTCTATGCTGGCCAACTCTCCCCAGACTGTGCTGACCAAAAGCCTGCCTCCAGCAAACATCATGGGCATACCCCCCACGCAGCCCACAACCAAG AAGAAAGGTGTGAAACGTAAGGCAGACACCACCACACCCTCCACCATGGGCTTGACTGTGGGCATGTCGGGAGCAACACACATGGTGGGTTTAGGGAAGGGAGGTCACGGGGGCCAAGTCCACGACACCTCCATGCACAGCATCTCCTCCATGGGAGGCATGAGTTTAGAGACTCCACCTGGGATGGGCCTGGTCAGAAGCCCTGGAGGTCCTGTCCTGCTCCAGCCTATGATGTCCGGCACTGGACGCAGAGTGGGCAGCGGACGCCCCATCAAACCCCCCAAGAAGGACTTACCGGATTCTGTCCAACCTCAGCCCTCGAGGAAGGGCAAACTAAGCCCACAGCTGAGGTACTGCAGCGGGCTGCTGAAGGACATGTTGTCAAAGAAACATGCTGCCTACGCCTGGCCTTTCTACACACCTGTGGACGCAGCTGCACTGGGACTTCATGACTATCATGATATTATCAAGTGTCCCATGGATCTCAGCACCATCAAG AGGAAGATGGACTGTCGTGAATACAGGGATGCTCAGCAATTTGCCAGCGACGTCAGGCTTATGTTCTCCAACTGCTACAAGTACAACCCACCCGACCATGATGTTGTCGGCATGGCACGGAAGCTGCAG GATGTGTTTGAGTTCCGTTTTGCCAAGATGCCAGATGAACCACATATGGATCACACCGCCATGTCAGTGAGCGGCCACCCAACTTCCTCgtcctcctcgtcttcctcctcctcgtcctcatcTTCCTCCACCTCTGAGAGTGAGCCCAGCAGTGAGAGCGAAGAGAGCGAGAGCAGCCCCAGCTCAGACAGCGAGGAGGAGCGAGCACATCGCTTGGCTGAGTTACAGGACCAGGTGTGCACACAA CTTCGGGCCATGCACGAACAGCTGGCTGCCCTCTCCCAAGGCCCCATCATCAAAcccaagaagaagaaagagaagaaagataaaaaggagaagaagaaaaagaagaaagtggaGAAGCGAAGTCGAGGTGGCAGAAGCAGAGCTGGCTCTGAAGAATGGAAGATGCCTGGCAAGATACTGAAGAGCAAGTCTGCCAGAGCAGGAGCATCCCAGCCCAAGAAGAGCCAGGGGAAGAAGAGTAACAAGAACAGCAA AACCACAAAGAAGCCGTTCTACCCACCAGTGGCCCCTTCCATGCTGCCGCACTATGACtcggaggaagaggaggagattgTACCCATGTCGTACGATGAGAAGCGCCAACTGAGCCTCGACATCAACAAGCTGCCGGGCGAGAAGCTGGGTCGTGTGGTCCACATCATCCAGTCCAGGGAGCCCTCACTGAGGGACACCAATCCCGAGGAGATCGAGATTGACTTTGAAACACTGAAGCCATCGACACTGAAAGAGCTGGAGCGCTACGTCATGACCTGTTTGAGGAAGAAGCCCCGTAAACCCTACACTGAGCAAG CTGCAAAGAAAGGCGGTATTGCCAAGTCTAAAGAGGAGCTGACtctggagaagaggagggagctGGAGAGGAGGCTGCAAGATGTCAGCGGACAACTCAATTCTGTCAAGAAACCTGCGAAACCTAAAG TGGAGAAGCCCAGCGCTGTAGAGACTCAAGCCCAGCCCTCTCGCCTCAGCGGTAGCAGCTCCAGCTCCGactcttcctcatcctcatcctcctcctcgtcctcagACACCAGTGATTCGGACTCTGGTTGA